The Setaria viridis chromosome 2, Setaria_viridis_v4.0, whole genome shotgun sequence DNA window gtaccggatagccagtaccggttgcacaaccagtactagagggggttTAGAACCAGTAGTAGAGGCGATTTCTCCGGTAATGATTTCATCAATTTAGTAAGTAATATACTCATTGCGCAGGCATGGTTCATCCGTGCAACGCAGTGACGCACTGAGTATATATGCTAGTAAGGTTTCCTACGACCAGCTCGTCGTCATCCTGTCGTGGCCCTTAGGAGCGAGGGAACACATGCCTAGTCAGTGAAGCAGCTTCCCAGCCATGAAGCAGGCAAACTTATTGCTCTGGGAGTAGTCATATGGCACGGCAGCCACTGTGAGCAGCCACTCCAGCACCTCCTTGGCCCGGTCAGGCTCCTCAGTCTCGCACTCGAGCTCGTAGCGTGTCCAAAAATCAAATCGCGTCTCGTCGAGCTCCAGCACGAGCCCCAGaccctcgccgtcctcctcgagCTTGTAGACGGCACGCGTGTTTCGGAAGCCGCCTAGGCAGATGAACGGTGCGGCATCCCTGCCGACGCCGTACTCTCTGGCGACAAGCTGGATGATCGAGGAGTCAACACCACCGAGGCGCGCGGGGTCATCGGCGCACGCAAGGGCGAGGGTGGTGTCGATGGTCTCCACGATCTCTTCAACGCGGCTAACGCCAGCGTCGATGCACGGGCGGCGCTTGAGCACAAGAATCGCGAGTGTGGGGGCATCGTTGGGTCCGTAGAGGCGGACGCGGAGCTCGGCATTGGCCGTGGCGAGCGGGCACATAGCGGCGTCGAAGAAGAGGTTCCGCTGGGGGTGGATGCAATGGAGGCGTGGTGCGAGGAAAGAGGATAGGCGGCGGTGAGCAGCAGCATCGGGGAGACGGAGCTTGATCTCAACCTCCATAGGGTGGGGGGGTGGGGACTACGGTCTCGGGTTGGTGATGGGGGTCGAGGTGGACATTGGGGCCGATGCGTTGAGCCTTGGTGGGTTCGGGGGGCGGTAGGTGTGATGAAGGGGGTAGGAGATCTGCCTGCCGGGTGCTGGGTTAAGAGTGGTGTAGCCGCtcggggcggtggctgctgggGTGCTGCCTGTTGGAAAACTTACACTCAAGCTCTTCCTAAGCACTAGCTGAGTAGCTAGTGTCACCTAATAACTAATACCAGCAACATACACAACTCACGCAGGAACACAATAGCAGCTCACGCAGGGCACTAGCAGAGCACACTCGCTCAAACTAGGAATGCAAAACTGAAAACAAAGCTAGCACACTAGAGTAAGTACATAACTCTGGGCACTCCTTCAAGGAGGCCCGGTGCTCCTTATTTATACAAGAGCTCAAGCACTATTCATCGAACAAGGATGGGTGTGTGCCCTCCCAACAGGAGGCATCACCATCGCGCTACAAGCGCGTTCGCTAGTGCTAGCACTACTCCACAGCACTTATCACTGCCGGCCCCAAACTGGCTCCCAAATTCGGCAGTGACGGGGTGTCCCATCACCGCCACATCACCGGCGGTGATGACTCCATCATCACCGCGGGTTTGTATCTCAAACCGGTGGTGATGATGGAcaccatcaccgccggtttattCCACAACCTAATGGTGATGAGTCTATTTTACCGTCGGTTTGAACCGACTATGATGAGCTTtttcagagaaaaaaaattcagaaatttaATTAGAATCACCCATTTGACAGCAAAATACCtccaatatatatatatccttTAACGAATCATGTACGAATGACACTAATAAATTCATTTTAATTATATTACCACTCGATGACAATATATTATGTAAGTTATTACATTTGAGATGTGCAAGGGCGGGTTGCACACGTGCTCAGTTTGGTTTGAGGGAAAAAGGCAAATGTGTGCACATTCAAGATGCATCTTTGTCTTTAGTGTTTTATTATCACTACTTTCTACAATGTAAAGTTCCTAGATATTTATTATTTCAAATAACaaagctgttgtttcatttTATATATTCCACACAGCATTATAAGTAATATATATACACGGATACTTCTACAAATCCTTGGGGGCTTATCCTTAAAAGTTGTAAAAGATGGGCACCTTTCTATTCATCGACGAAACCTCATAATCCTATGGAGCCCAGATGCTCATCATATTGAATCTTATATATTTCTATTTCATAAAACGAGTGAAAAAAAATCGAACTTGGCTAGATCAAATTGTACGCAAAGAATATTAAGCAGGAAACGATGCTTATCAGCAGGGGGGCGTCACCTTTAACGATTCTGACTCCACTCACACTTCCTTTTGTAAAAATTATAAAGTTTTatgctgaagaaaaaaaataatattctTCCTTAGCAAAACTTACAGCGTACAGATTctttatttacttttttttcaACTACTAGGAAAGGACCCGTGCGTTGCCGCGGGAAATATGGGAGGATAAACAATAATTCTAAGGCCGAATTTAAATTACAGTTTTCAAATCAAACATTTCTAAGAAAACTTTAGACTACATGCACA harbors:
- the LOC117846104 gene encoding triphosphate tunnel metalloenzyme 3 is translated as MEVEIKLRLPDAAAHRRLSSFLAPRLHCIHPQRNLFFDAAMCPLATANAELRVRLYGPNDAPTLAILVLKRRPCIDAGVSRVEEIVETIDTTLALACADDPARLGGVDSSIIQLVAREYGVGRDAAPFICLGGFRNTRAVYKLEEDGEGLGLVLELDETRFDFWTRYELECETEEPDRAKEVLEWLLTVAAVPYDYSQSNKFACFMAGKLLH